The Flavobacterium faecale genome has a segment encoding these proteins:
- a CDS encoding aminotransferase class I/II-fold pyridoxal phosphate-dependent enzyme, with product MKKLPEALLAKLAKRTQANALRQLGVQTDKTDFSSNDYIGFSRSKNIFDQTHHYLLDHNITQNGATGSRLLSGNHEIYNRVETEIANFHKSETALIFNSGYDANLGFFSAVPQKGHYILYDELCHASIRDGIQLSNAKAYKFDHNDFEDLERLIDKFKTEDGSIFIVTESVFSMDGDSPNLEALAQLSTKHDCYLIVDEAHALGVYGNNGAGLVNYLGLEDAVFARIMTFGKGLGCHGAAILGSKELQTYLINFARSFIYTTGLNPHAVATIGVAYRNLQSQSENIEQLRENIIFFNQEKKMTGLQPLFVRSKSAIQCAIIQGNEKVKTIASQLQEKGFDVKAILSPTVPEGQERLRFCLHSYNTKEEITAVLHALSSLVF from the coding sequence ATGAAAAAACTGCCAGAAGCACTACTTGCCAAACTAGCCAAACGCACTCAAGCTAATGCGCTACGACAGCTGGGCGTGCAGACTGATAAAACTGATTTCTCCTCCAATGATTATATAGGATTTTCAAGATCCAAAAACATATTCGACCAAACACATCACTACCTACTCGACCACAACATTACTCAAAATGGAGCAACGGGTTCGAGATTATTATCTGGTAATCACGAGATTTATAATCGTGTCGAAACTGAGATAGCCAATTTTCATAAATCTGAGACAGCACTTATTTTTAATTCTGGTTACGATGCCAACCTTGGTTTTTTCAGTGCAGTTCCCCAAAAAGGACATTATATTTTGTATGACGAATTGTGCCATGCCTCCATTAGAGATGGCATTCAGTTGTCAAACGCAAAAGCCTACAAATTTGATCACAATGATTTTGAAGATCTAGAACGACTTATCGACAAATTTAAGACAGAAGACGGTTCGATATTTATTGTTACCGAAAGTGTTTTTTCAATGGATGGTGACAGCCCCAACCTTGAAGCACTGGCACAGCTTTCCACCAAACACGACTGTTACCTTATAGTTGACGAAGCACATGCTCTTGGCGTGTACGGCAATAATGGTGCTGGCCTAGTGAATTATTTAGGACTAGAAGATGCAGTCTTTGCACGTATCATGACTTTTGGAAAAGGACTTGGTTGCCACGGAGCCGCTATATTAGGATCGAAAGAATTACAAACCTACTTGATTAATTTTGCTCGAAGTTTTATTTACACCACAGGATTGAATCCGCATGCGGTGGCTACGATTGGTGTTGCTTATCGAAATTTACAATCTCAATCGGAAAATATAGAACAGCTACGCGAAAACATTATCTTTTTTAATCAAGAAAAAAAAATGACTGGATTGCAACCGTTGTTCGTTCGGTCAAAGTCAGCAATTCAATGCGCGATTATTCAGGGAAACGAAAAAGTAAAAACTATTGCCAGCCAATTACAAGAAAAAGGATTTGATGTAAAAGCTATTCTGTCTCCTACCGTTCCCGAAGGACAAGAACGTTTGCGCTTTTGTTTGCACAGTTATAATACTAAAGAAGAAATCACAGCGGTACTTCATGCATTAAGCAGTCTGGTTTTTTAA
- the bioD gene encoding dethiobiotin synthase produces the protein MKLFITGISTDVGKTVASAIITQALEADYWKPIQAGDLENSDTIKVKAFVSNEKSVFHDNSYALLTPASPHLAAALDGITIDIKKITEPETDNHLVIEGAGGIFVPLNDEDTIIDLIKPDYKVIVISRHYLGSINHTLLTIEALKTRGIAVAGIIFSGDENQATESIILKKTAVKFIGRIEQEPYFDQNVINEYADLFREKLLEL, from the coding sequence ATGAAACTATTCATCACCGGAATATCCACAGATGTTGGAAAAACTGTAGCCTCGGCCATTATCACACAAGCGTTGGAAGCCGATTATTGGAAACCAATTCAAGCTGGCGATCTTGAAAACTCGGACACTATAAAAGTGAAGGCATTTGTATCGAATGAAAAATCGGTATTTCACGACAACAGCTACGCCTTGCTTACACCTGCGAGCCCACATCTTGCTGCAGCATTAGACGGAATTACCATTGACATCAAGAAAATCACAGAACCTGAGACTGATAATCATTTGGTCATTGAAGGTGCTGGCGGAATTTTTGTTCCTTTAAATGATGAGGATACTATTATTGATTTGATCAAACCGGATTATAAGGTGATCGTAATTTCTCGTCATTACTTAGGAAGCATCAATCACACTTTGCTTACTATTGAAGCGTTAAAGACTAGAGGTATCGCTGTGGCTGGAATTATTTTTAGCGGAGATGAAAATCAAGCAACCGAATCGATTATTTTGAAAAAAACGGCTGTGAAATTTATTGGCCGAATTGAACAAGAGCCTTATTTTGATCAAAACGTAATTAATGAATATGCTGATTTGTTTAGAGAGAAGCTTTTAGAATTATGA
- the bioA gene encoding adenosylmethionine--8-amino-7-oxononanoate transaminase encodes MTLAERNLKHNWHPYTQHKTAQRPIAIVKGEGALLWDEDGKEYIDAIASWWVNPYGHSNPVIANAIYKQLTTLEHVLFGGFTHEPAVELSEQLIAVLPANQNKLFYSDNGSTAVEIAIKVAMQYFFNNGIKKTKIIAFEDAFHGDTFGAMAASGISFFTEAFKDSLIEVVRIPVPTPGNEQATLEALNYHTASQECAAFIFEPLVLGAAGMVMYQPEILNELISICKKNQVFTIADEVMTGFGKTGKNFACDYLTAMPDMMCISKALTGGAIPMAITSFTQELFDGFYDDDINKALFHGHTFTANPTGCAAALASLQLLQSTEMKANIARVHERHLEFEERIKNNPKVKTTRVLGVIFALEIVTNSAESYYGTVRNKLYNFFIENGVILRPVGNIVYILPPYIISDSQLSKIYELIERALYDLEF; translated from the coding sequence ATGACATTAGCAGAAAGAAACCTTAAGCACAATTGGCATCCTTATACACAACACAAAACAGCACAAAGACCGATTGCGATTGTAAAAGGCGAAGGTGCCTTGTTGTGGGACGAAGACGGAAAGGAATATATTGATGCGATTGCGTCATGGTGGGTTAATCCATACGGCCACTCGAATCCCGTTATTGCCAATGCTATCTACAAACAGCTAACCACTTTGGAGCATGTTCTTTTTGGCGGTTTTACGCATGAGCCTGCGGTAGAACTTTCGGAGCAGTTGATTGCTGTATTGCCTGCTAACCAAAATAAACTTTTCTACTCTGACAACGGATCGACTGCTGTGGAGATTGCTATAAAAGTGGCGATGCAGTATTTTTTTAATAATGGTATAAAGAAAACAAAAATTATAGCTTTTGAAGATGCCTTTCATGGTGATACTTTTGGCGCTATGGCCGCAAGTGGAATTTCTTTTTTTACAGAAGCTTTTAAAGATTCGCTAATCGAGGTCGTTCGCATTCCTGTTCCTACTCCTGGAAATGAGCAAGCGACACTAGAGGCTCTAAATTATCATACAGCATCTCAAGAATGTGCTGCCTTTATTTTTGAACCGCTTGTATTGGGAGCGGCTGGAATGGTAATGTATCAACCTGAGATTTTGAACGAGCTAATATCAATTTGTAAAAAGAATCAAGTTTTTACAATTGCTGACGAGGTGATGACTGGGTTTGGAAAAACAGGAAAGAACTTTGCCTGCGATTACCTAACCGCTATGCCCGATATGATGTGTATATCTAAAGCACTAACAGGTGGCGCTATCCCGATGGCAATTACTAGTTTTACACAAGAACTTTTTGATGGGTTTTATGATGATGATATCAACAAAGCGTTGTTTCACGGTCACACCTTTACAGCCAACCCTACAGGATGTGCAGCTGCCCTGGCAAGCTTACAACTATTGCAGTCTACAGAGATGAAGGCCAATATAGCACGTGTACATGAACGCCATTTGGAATTTGAGGAACGAATCAAAAATAATCCTAAAGTGAAAACTACCCGTGTTTTGGGTGTTATTTTTGCATTGGAGATTGTGACCAACAGTGCCGAATCGTACTATGGTACTGTTCGAAATAAACTTTATAACTTCTTTATTGAAAACGGAGTCATCCTTAGACCTGTTGGAAATATTGTTTACATACTTCCTCCTTATATTATTTCAGACAGTCAGCTTTCAAAAATCTACGAACTGATTGAACGAGCGCTTTATGATTTGGAATTTTAA